From the genome of uncultured Bacteroides sp.:
TATATCTAACAAACTAGAGTAATCCCTAAAGCAAAAAACATAAAATTTGAAAAAATAATAGTGAAAATAGTTATTCATAAGTACGATCTGCTTATCTTAGTTCCCAAATTAAAATTGACCTATGAAATTTTTTCCAAATTTAAAAAAATCGAAAGAAGAACAAACAGAACTTGTTCAGTCTAGAATTGAATACTATTTTACACTTATTCGTGTGTATTATCAGTCAACAATGGCTATCAATCTGGGAATTACCAATATCAATGCATTACCAGATATGGCTATGTTTAAACGAACATTAAAAATTCAGACACAAAACGGACGTCTGGGAGTTGCAGAAAGATCACAATCCCGTAAAATGTTAATGCAGGGATATGGTTTAAGTGAGCAATTCTTTAAAGAAATTGATGTATCTTTGAAAGCTAACTGTAAAAAACAAAATGATGCACAATCATTTCTTTTCACATTCCAGGGTTTTTCAAACGACTTGTTAGTGGTAATCAGTGATCAGATGAAATTTAAGATTGCAATGCCTAATTTCCTTAGAAAAGCACTTTATACAGTAACACAGCAAACCATTCACAAGATTCTTACTAAGGATGACTGGAAAAAGGATGAAGTTTACAATGCATGTAGAAGCGTTAGAAAGTACAGAGATAAACTTGGATATTCAGAATTATGGATGGCAGAATATGTATTCCCTGTTCTTCTGATATCAAAAAGCGGAAAGAAAAAGAATCCTGATTTCTCAAAAAGATAGAGTAAATTAGGAGGTAATACTAATAAAAACAAGTCCGTCTTAAGAATAAAATGTCATCTGCCTGATAGCATTTTATTCTTAAGACGGACTTGTTTATTTCATAATCTGATTTATTCAAATCTACTTAATAAATCCCAATAAAGCCAGCCGTAATTTCTGCTTGCTTCTAATGCCTCCTCAGTAAGAGACCATTTAAAGTTTATCGGATCCATAATGGTTTCAAAGCCTGCCTCTTTTAATTTACTATCTATAATTTTAATAGAAGATCCTTTCAAACCGTAACAACCAAAAGCTGCTGCCTTTTTATTCTTAAATTTTAGACCTTTCATTTCATCAAGGAATCCTGATACTGATGGAAGAATACCGTTGTTAAGACAAGGAGAACCTATCAATATTCCCTTAGAACGGAATACTTCAGTAACCAAATCACATCTGTTATTTATTGAAGCATTAAATAATTTAACATTCACATACGTATCAGCAGAATAGATTCCTTCTGCAATCTTTTCTGCCACAGATCTTGTGGCGTTATACATCGTATCATAAATAATCGTTATCTGGTTTTCACTATAGCTATTTGCCCACATCAAGTATTTTGTAACTATCTGCAAAGGATTATCTCTCCAAATAATACCATGACTTGGACAAATCATTTCAAGAGGAATATTTTTTCTTATATAGTCATTAATCTTAGATGTAATCACTTTACTAAATGGCGTAAGTGTATTTGCGAAGAATTTAATTGTCTCGAAGTTCAATTCACATTGATCTACCAAATCATTAAACAAAACTTCCGAACTAAAATGTTGTCCAAACAAACCACTACTAAAAAGTATATGATCTTTGGTCAGATAGCAAAACATGGTATCAGGGTAAGAAGAAACAGGAAAATCAACAAAAAGCAACTCTTTTCCATTACCAATAGGTAAGCTGTCCCCTGTTTTGACAGTTACAAAATTCCAATCCTGAAAATAATGACCTACAAGTGCATCTTTTCCATTCTGAGTGCAATAAATAGGAGTATTAGGAATTAGCTTCATTAATTCAGGTAGTGCACCACTATGATCACCTTCCGCTTGAGTACAAACAATATAATCTATAGACGCCAAATCTATTTCTTTTGCCAGATTATTGATAAACTCACTGCTATAAGACATTATTACAGTATCTATTAAAACAGTTTTTTCTTCCTTTATTAAAAATGAGTTATATCTTGTTCCTCTGTACGTAGAGTACTCGTAACCTGGATACTTACGCATTTCCCAATCATTTTTGCCAACCCAATAGACATTGTTTTTGACTGTTTTCTTCATAATAATAATTTAAAAGTTATAAGATTGAATTAGATGTTTCGATTAAAATTTGCCAATAAATTCAGGTTAAGTATTTATTCTCCAGGTGATGTAATAAGTCATGATAAAATCTGTGAGCATCTTGACCAAATAGTTTTCCTTCCATAAAAACAAAATCCTTGTATAGAAAGGTTTGTTTTACAGAAGGTATCAACTTATCGCCCATTGGAAAAAGAATATTATTTTCCTTTTGAATCTGATTTTCCATTAATGTTACGTAATTCTCTACAGATTCTATAAACTTGTTCACAGCTGACTCATCACCACTTTTCATCAATTCAATTGCTGCAGCAATGTCTTTAATATATCCTCTGCCAACTTCATGTTCAAATCGCATAACTGCTACCGGACTATTTTCATTAGACATGCCTTCTTCTACAAGAGCTGGGAAATAAATAGTTTCTTCTTTTCCATGATGAAATTTATCGGCAAATAATCGAAGGAAGTCTATGATTTTATCTAAATCATCTAATTCAGGCTTATGAGCAGTCTTTGCTCTATCAGATATTTTTGTTAAAATTCTAAGAATAGTCCCAATTGCCTGATGGTCATGTTTCAAATCCTCTGTAGATTTCATTTCTTTGCTTTTTATTTAAAATTGTTAAAAAACAAAAGATTTAAGTTTATCAAAAATACAAGTTTAGTTAATACATAAAGAGAGCACTACAACTTATTGATAAACAAAAAAATATCAATTTTAGTTATAATTTAAAAGTATTTATCTAAATAATAATTTTAGTTATTACTATTCATAACAATTACTGAGAACAAATGTATGTTAAATATTTTAATACTTATAAGCAAAATATCTTAATTTAGCATTTATTAACCTTCAAGTG
Proteins encoded in this window:
- a CDS encoding flavodoxin domain-containing protein; the protein is MKKTVKNNVYWVGKNDWEMRKYPGYEYSTYRGTRYNSFLIKEEKTVLIDTVIMSYSSEFINNLAKEIDLASIDYIVCTQAEGDHSGALPELMKLIPNTPIYCTQNGKDALVGHYFQDWNFVTVKTGDSLPIGNGKELLFVDFPVSSYPDTMFCYLTKDHILFSSGLFGQHFSSEVLFNDLVDQCELNFETIKFFANTLTPFSKVITSKINDYIRKNIPLEMICPSHGIIWRDNPLQIVTKYLMWANSYSENQITIIYDTMYNATRSVAEKIAEGIYSADTYVNVKLFNASINNRCDLVTEVFRSKGILIGSPCLNNGILPSVSGFLDEMKGLKFKNKKAAAFGCYGLKGSSIKIIDSKLKEAGFETIMDPINFKWSLTEEALEASRNYGWLYWDLLSRFE
- a CDS encoding hemerythrin domain-containing protein, with protein sequence MKSTEDLKHDHQAIGTILRILTKISDRAKTAHKPELDDLDKIIDFLRLFADKFHHGKEETIYFPALVEEGMSNENSPVAVMRFEHEVGRGYIKDIAAAIELMKSGDESAVNKFIESVENYVTLMENQIQKENNILFPMGDKLIPSVKQTFLYKDFVFMEGKLFGQDAHRFYHDLLHHLENKYLT